Proteins from one Sander lucioperca isolate FBNREF2018 chromosome 16, SLUC_FBN_1.2, whole genome shotgun sequence genomic window:
- the si:ch211-171h4.3 gene encoding serine/threonine-protein kinase SBK2: MTAATKLLDEMCHLTAQSLTAMDTSEHFKVLKLLGEGSYGKVMLAVHRKRGTPMALKFFPRESTSLFSFLREYNLSLSFCTHPSLTRALGIAYSTPSHYIFAQQASLFGDLYDVILPEVGMEEDCCQRVVSQLCGALSHLHSLGFVHRDLKPENVFLCDSACRWVKLGDFGMVKARGTRVPEVWYSSPYCTPESEIARGNEDSWRSMSDGNDDGVNKEDEEKKKRVWVSVEPSTDSWALGILTYAMLTGTHPWAETTSDCRSYLKYLEWFDRAEGPDDELNVWAEPQGESTQDDANLTGAELGKRGRPPVAPQFACFTPLACCFFKSLLDPRPRLRGQPEVALNYLGGDWVMEKESARLEEERKKSRGKGAIKKMKEMEGRGER, encoded by the exons gcTGCCACGAAGCTTCTGGACGAGATGTGCCATCTGACGGCTCAGTCTCTGACAGCAATGGACACATCGGAGCACTTTAAGGTCCTAAAGCTCCTGGGTGAAGGCTCGTATGGCAAGGTCATGCTGGCTGTACACAGGAAGAGAG GTACTCCGATGGCCCTGAAGTTCTTCCCTCGGGAGTCCAcgtctcttttctctttcctgAGGGAGTACAACCTCTCGCTGTCATTCTGCACCCACCCGTCCCTGACCAGAGCCCTGGGAATCGCCTACTCAACACCTTCACACTACATCTTTGCTCAGCAAGCAAGCCTCTTTGGCGATCTCTACGATGTCATCTTGCCTGAG GTCGGTATGGAGGAAGACTGTTGTCAGCGGGTGGTGTCCCAGCTGTGTGGCGCTCTGTCCCACCTGCACTCGCTTGGTTTTGTCCACAGAGACCTCAAACCAGAGAACGTCTTCCTGTGCGACTCTGCCTGCCGCTGGGTCAAACTAGGAGACTTTGGCATG GTGAAGGCCAGGGGCACCAGGGTCCCGGAGGTCTGGTACAGCTCTCCGTACTGCACCCCAGAGTCCGAGATCGCTCGCGGCAATGAGGACAGCTGGAGGAGCATGAGTGACGGGAATGATGATGGCGTTAATAAGGAGgatgaagagaagaaaaagagagttTGGGTGTCTGTGGAGCCCAGCACGGACAGCTGGGCGCTGGGGATCCTGACCTACGCCATGCTCACCGGCACTCATCCCTGGGCTGAAACCACCAGCGACTGCCGCTCATACCTGAAGTATCTGGAGTGGTTTGACAGAGCAGAAGGCCCTGATGATGAACTGAATGTGTGGGCAGAGCCGCAGGGCGAGAGCACACAGGATGACGCTAATTTAACCGGGGCAGAACTTGGAAAGAGAGGCCGCCCTCCGGTAGCGCCGCAGTTTGCATGTTTCACCCCGCTGGCCTGCTGCTTCTTCAAGTCGCTCCTCGACCCGAGGCCGCGGCTTCGTGGGCAACCCGAGGTTGCGCTGAATTACCTCGGAGGGGACTGGGTGATGGAGAAGGAGAGTGCGaggctggaggaggagaggaagaagagcagAGGGAAAGGAGCAATCAAGAAGATGAAAGAgatggaggggagaggagagagatga